A single Desulfovibrio piger DNA region contains:
- a CDS encoding phosphatidate cytidylyltransferase has product MAVDHATDIRRTITGLILAAIVILALVLRGWVLLAIILLVAALGLWEFFSLFWGNKRIPSRICAIALGWGMLTLTWAHRTQDALVCLGAGFVLAAMSFLFRWNEVEEEGVPAFASSGIFMAGLAYIPLLLLPATYLSTTKLLFVLAAVAISDTSAYFVGTRFGHHKLWPRVSPNKSSEGAVGSLVGCVIFCTIYGACLGSASWWAFALLGIAINAFAQLGDLFESALKRAVHVKDSSNLLPGHGGILDRADSILFAMPMFAVVDQWFFFF; this is encoded by the coding sequence ATGGCCGTTGATCACGCCACCGACATCCGCCGCACCATCACCGGCCTCATTCTGGCCGCCATCGTCATCCTTGCCCTGGTCCTGCGGGGCTGGGTGCTGCTTGCCATCATCCTGCTGGTGGCGGCGCTGGGCCTGTGGGAATTCTTTTCCCTGTTCTGGGGCAACAAGCGCATCCCCAGCCGCATCTGCGCCATCGCCCTGGGCTGGGGCATGCTGACGCTGACCTGGGCCCATCGCACGCAGGACGCCCTGGTCTGCCTGGGGGCGGGCTTCGTGCTGGCCGCCATGAGCTTCCTTTTCCGCTGGAACGAAGTGGAAGAAGAAGGCGTGCCGGCCTTTGCCTCCAGCGGCATCTTCATGGCCGGTCTGGCCTATATCCCGCTGCTGCTGCTGCCCGCCACCTATCTTTCCACCACCAAGCTCCTCTTCGTGCTGGCGGCCGTGGCCATTTCCGACACGTCCGCCTATTTCGTGGGCACCCGTTTCGGGCACCACAAGCTCTGGCCCCGCGTGAGTCCCAACAAGAGCTCCGAAGGCGCGGTGGGCAGCCTGGTGGGCTGCGTCATCTTCTGCACCATCTACGGCGCCTGCCTGGGCAGCGCCAGCTGGTGGGCCTTCGCCCTGCTGGGGATCGCCATCAATGCCTTCGCCCAGCTGGGCGACCTGTTCGAATCCGCCCTCAAGCGCGCGGTGCATGTGAAGGACTCCAGCAACCTGCTGCCCGGGCACGGCGGCATCCTGGACCGTGCGGACAGCATCCTGTTCGCCATGCCCATGTTCGCCGTGGTGGACCAGTGGTTCTTCTTCTTTTAG
- a CDS encoding TerC family protein translates to MWDFSWIADPSAWAGLGTLIVLEVVLGIDNLVFISILTSRLSTQEQRRRAFFTGLGLALAMRLVLLSAIAWIVSLTEPLVTIFGKAFSWRDFILMGGGIFLLLKGTMELHERLEGGMAEYSSAPTRSGFWQVIVQIVVLDAVFSLDSIITSVGMVDHIPVMMLAVIAAMLVMVMAAAPLTSFVERHPTVIILCLGFLMMIGLSLLMDGLGYHIPKGYLYAAICFSVLVEICNQVALRNRRKRISMRDMRESMAMAVLGLLGGGRPGEEEARRDAAALASESDAQPLFEPEERDMVARVIRLSGRTARFIMTPRHRVRWLDSDADYATACRFASESLSPWLPVLDPDRDEVLGVIHTGDLAAVTPRGPVTGTEHPGAAAPQDDGSGRAWSVRPLLRSAPTVFEHASLTEMLEAFREEPTPLAFVRDEYGSVVGCITPTDLVSVLAGQMGDMPAGPEACRQPDGSWLMPGRLTVDAVTSWLGIHLPPRSSSATLAGLLLEALGHIPHEGERVRIQGWRMKIVKMDGNRIDEVLVRRLEH, encoded by the coding sequence ATGTGGGATTTCTCGTGGATCGCCGATCCCTCGGCCTGGGCCGGACTGGGCACCCTGATCGTGCTCGAGGTCGTGCTGGGCATCGACAACCTCGTTTTCATCTCCATCCTCACCTCGCGCCTGTCCACGCAGGAGCAGCGCCGCCGGGCCTTCTTCACCGGCCTCGGCCTCGCGCTCGCCATGCGCCTGGTGCTGCTTTCCGCCATCGCCTGGATCGTCAGTCTGACCGAGCCCCTGGTCACGATCTTCGGCAAGGCTTTTTCCTGGAGGGACTTCATCCTCATGGGCGGCGGCATCTTTTTGCTGCTCAAGGGGACCATGGAACTGCACGAACGCCTGGAAGGCGGCATGGCCGAATATTCCTCGGCGCCCACACGCTCGGGCTTCTGGCAGGTCATCGTCCAGATCGTGGTGCTGGATGCCGTGTTCTCGCTGGATTCCATCATCACCTCGGTGGGCATGGTGGACCATATCCCGGTGATGATGCTGGCCGTCATCGCGGCCATGCTGGTCATGGTCATGGCCGCCGCGCCGCTGACCAGCTTTGTGGAGCGTCACCCCACGGTCATCATCCTCTGCCTGGGCTTTTTGATGATGATCGGCCTGAGCCTGCTCATGGACGGCCTGGGCTACCACATCCCCAAGGGCTATCTTTACGCGGCCATCTGTTTTTCGGTGCTGGTGGAGATCTGCAACCAGGTGGCCCTGCGCAACCGCCGCAAGCGCATCAGCATGCGCGACATGCGTGAATCCATGGCCATGGCCGTGCTGGGCCTGCTGGGCGGCGGGCGCCCCGGCGAGGAAGAAGCGCGGCGCGACGCCGCGGCCCTGGCCAGCGAGAGCGACGCCCAGCCCCTGTTCGAGCCGGAAGAGCGCGACATGGTGGCCCGCGTCATCCGCCTGAGCGGCCGCACGGCCCGCTTCATCATGACCCCGCGCCACCGGGTGCGCTGGCTGGACAGCGATGCCGATTATGCCACGGCCTGCCGCTTCGCCAGCGAGAGCCTTTCGCCCTGGCTGCCGGTGCTGGACCCGGACAGGGACGAAGTGCTGGGCGTGATCCATACCGGGGACCTGGCGGCCGTGACGCCCCGGGGGCCCGTGACGGGCACGGAGCATCCCGGTGCGGCGGCCCCGCAGGACGACGGCAGCGGGCGGGCCTGGAGCGTGCGGCCCCTGCTGCGCTCCGCGCCGACGGTGTTCGAGCACGCGTCCCTGACGGAGATGCTGGAAGCGTTCCGTGAGGAGCCCACGCCCCTGGCCTTCGTGCGTGACGAATACGGCAGCGTGGTGGGCTGCATCACGCCCACGGATCTGGTGAGCGTGCTGGCGGGCCAGATGGGCGACATGCCCGCCGGGCCCGAAGCCTGCCGCCAGCCTGACGGCTCGTGGCTCATGCCCGGCCGCCTGACCGTGGATGCCGTGACCTCCTGGCTGGGCATCCATTTGCCGCCGCGCAGTTCCTCGGCCACGCTGGCGGGGCTGCTGCTGGAGGCCCTGGGCCACATCCCGCACGAAGGCGAGCGGGTGCGCATCCAGGGCTGGCGGATGAAGATCGTGAAGATGGACGGCAACCGCATCGACGAGGTGCTGGTCCGCCGTCTGGAACATTAG
- a CDS encoding isoprenyl transferase, producing MSDTLTHLPVHLAIIMDGNGRWAQARGLPREAGHRAGAETVRTIVTECRRLAIRHLTLYTFSSENWSRPKAEVSALFSLLLEFLGQEVPRMEREGIRLNILGDMEALPLAARTALRHGLRRTAANTDMVLNLALNYGGRAELVRAVRSMMAEGLRPGDVTEQSLADHLYTAGQPDPDFLIRTSGEQRLSNYLLYQCAYSEFYFTPTPWPDFGVEALHEALAAYAGRSRRFGKTQEQINGR from the coding sequence ATGAGCGACACGCTTACCCATCTTCCCGTACATCTGGCCATCATCATGGACGGCAACGGCCGCTGGGCCCAGGCCCGCGGTCTGCCGCGCGAGGCGGGGCACCGCGCCGGGGCCGAGACCGTGCGCACCATCGTGACCGAATGCCGCCGTCTGGCCATCCGCCACCTGACCCTGTACACCTTTTCCAGCGAGAACTGGTCGCGGCCCAAGGCCGAAGTCTCGGCCCTGTTCTCCCTGCTGCTGGAATTCCTGGGCCAGGAAGTGCCCCGCATGGAGCGCGAGGGCATCCGCCTGAACATCCTGGGCGACATGGAGGCCCTGCCCCTGGCCGCCCGCACGGCCCTGCGCCACGGCCTGCGCCGCACGGCCGCCAATACGGACATGGTGCTCAACCTGGCCCTCAACTACGGCGGCCGCGCCGAGCTGGTGCGCGCCGTGCGCAGCATGATGGCCGAGGGCCTGCGCCCCGGGGACGTCACCGAACAGAGCCTGGCCGACCATCTGTACACCGCCGGACAGCCCGACCCCGATTTCCTCATCCGCACCAGCGGAGAACAGCGCCTGAGCAATTACCTGCTCTACCAGTGCGCCTACAGCGAATTCTATTTCACTCCCACGCCCTGGCCCGACTTCGGCGTGGAGGCCCTGCACGAGGCCCTGGCCGCCTATGCCGGACGCTCGCGCCGATTCGGGAAAACCCAGGAGCAAATCAATGGCCGTTGA
- the rseP gene encoding RIP metalloprotease RseP — translation MLTTIVAAIIVLGGLIFFHELGHFTVARCLGMGVSTFSLGFGPKLLKYRHGKTEYALSLVPLGGYVALVGENDENDIPSGFTREECFSLRPAWQRFLVIAAGPFANILLACILCWVVAWGWGNAVMLPQVGTVMPRSAAAQAGLQKGDLILGIDGRPLGSWDEISPTVAAANGRPLTLTVARQPAEGMTQGTELELTLTPQWSTRKTIFGEDEKAWLIGIGPLGSVRVEELGFAEALRTGLVQTWRLVDLTWQSFVKLAQRVVPADQVGGPIMIAQMVGQQAEQGLVGVLGLAALISINLAILNLLPVPVLDGGQMLFCLIEMLFRRPVPQKIQEWGMRVGMALLLSLMIFATFNDVTRIINTPDAAPAAEKSLPSGNDGGTEGR, via the coding sequence GTGCTGACGACCATCGTTGCCGCCATCATTGTCCTTGGCGGCCTGATCTTCTTCCATGAACTGGGACATTTCACCGTGGCCCGCTGTCTGGGCATGGGCGTGTCCACCTTTTCCCTGGGCTTTGGCCCCAAACTGCTCAAGTACCGCCACGGCAAGACGGAATACGCCCTGTCGCTGGTGCCTCTGGGCGGCTATGTGGCCCTGGTGGGCGAGAACGACGAGAACGACATCCCCAGCGGCTTCACCCGGGAGGAATGCTTTTCCCTGCGGCCCGCGTGGCAGCGCTTCCTCGTGATCGCGGCCGGGCCCTTCGCCAACATCCTGCTGGCCTGCATCCTGTGCTGGGTGGTGGCCTGGGGCTGGGGCAATGCCGTCATGCTGCCGCAGGTGGGCACCGTCATGCCCCGGAGCGCGGCGGCACAGGCCGGCCTGCAGAAAGGCGACCTGATCCTGGGCATCGACGGCCGCCCCCTCGGCTCGTGGGACGAGATATCCCCCACCGTGGCCGCGGCCAACGGCCGTCCCCTGACCCTGACCGTGGCCCGGCAGCCCGCCGAGGGCATGACCCAGGGCACGGAACTGGAACTGACCCTGACGCCGCAGTGGAGCACGCGCAAGACCATCTTCGGCGAGGATGAGAAAGCCTGGCTCATCGGCATCGGGCCGCTGGGCTCGGTACGCGTGGAGGAACTGGGCTTTGCCGAGGCGCTGAGGACGGGCCTCGTCCAGACCTGGCGTCTGGTGGACCTGACCTGGCAGAGCTTCGTCAAGCTGGCCCAGCGCGTGGTGCCCGCCGACCAGGTGGGCGGCCCCATCATGATCGCCCAGATGGTGGGCCAGCAGGCGGAGCAGGGCCTTGTGGGCGTGCTCGGCCTGGCGGCGCTCATCAGCATCAACCTGGCCATCCTCAACCTGCTGCCCGTGCCCGTGCTGGACGGCGGCCAGATGCTCTTCTGCCTCATCGAGATGCTCTTCCGCCGCCCCGTGCCGCAGAAGATCCAGGAATGGGGCATGCGCGTGGGCATGGCCCTGCTGCTGAGCCTGATGATCTTTGCCACCTTCAACGACGTGACACGCATCATCAATACGCCGGATGCGGCCCCGGCCGCGGAAAAATCCCTGCCTTCCGGGAACGATGGCGGGACGGAAGGGCGCTGA
- the tsaB gene encoding tRNA (adenosine(37)-N6)-threonylcarbamoyltransferase complex dimerization subunit type 1 TsaB: MDAQHGTGLELILNAAEGVLQIVVTEDEHILCAQEWYRSERATEILAPALAELATSLGIRWSDLRRMACVRGPGSFTGIRLTLATAAALRRCGRAQLAGLDYMQALATTAVMQRGMLYGGHIWVLTHARRNLVHCQPFVSYGPEIPAQPLQGVSLCTPAEAVAAITADTADAALVCGTGLRRNADACAPLESLSAVTCLPACIHASTGALCLLARHGDYAPEDIEPLYVRPCDAVDNLPDLARRQGRDSDAATAELERLLHLAPDSEI, translated from the coding sequence ATGGATGCGCAGCACGGAACGGGGCTGGAGCTGATACTCAACGCCGCTGAAGGCGTGTTGCAGATCGTGGTCACGGAGGATGAGCACATCCTTTGCGCGCAGGAATGGTACCGCAGCGAGCGGGCCACGGAGATCCTGGCCCCGGCGCTGGCCGAGCTGGCCACGTCGCTGGGCATCCGCTGGAGCGATCTGCGCCGCATGGCCTGCGTGCGCGGACCGGGCTCCTTCACGGGCATCCGCCTGACCCTGGCCACGGCGGCGGCCCTGCGCCGTTGCGGCCGGGCGCAGCTGGCCGGGCTGGACTACATGCAGGCCCTGGCCACCACGGCCGTCATGCAGCGCGGCATGCTCTACGGCGGCCACATCTGGGTCCTGACCCATGCCCGCCGCAACCTTGTCCACTGCCAGCCCTTCGTCAGCTACGGGCCCGAGATCCCGGCCCAGCCCCTGCAGGGCGTGTCCCTGTGCACGCCGGCCGAGGCCGTGGCGGCCATCACGGCCGATACGGCGGACGCCGCTCTGGTCTGCGGTACGGGCCTGCGGCGCAACGCGGACGCCTGCGCGCCCCTGGAATCCCTGTCCGCCGTGACCTGTCTGCCCGCCTGCATCCATGCCTCCACCGGGGCCCTGTGCCTGCTGGCGCGTCACGGTGACTATGCTCCCGAGGACATCGAGCCGCTGTATGTGCGCCCCTGCGATGCCGTGGACAATCTGCCCGATCTGGCCCGCCGCCAGGGCCGGGACAGCGATGCCGCCACCGCCGAGCTGGAACGTCTGCTGCATCTGGCCCCGGACAGCGAGATCTGA
- a CDS encoding TIGR04076 family protein codes for MKKVRITVLKTTFDKELADRYGAEGLGPCPMLRQGQVFYGDYAKPDGLCDEAWKAMYQYVFALAHGAEKDLFYYGDWIRTPGVAVCSCNDGLRPVIFKLEATDEECRLPEYPVQEG; via the coding sequence ATGAAAAAAGTCAGGATAACGGTCCTCAAAACGACATTCGACAAGGAACTTGCCGACCGGTACGGCGCGGAAGGGCTGGGCCCCTGCCCCATGCTGCGGCAGGGACAGGTCTTTTACGGCGACTATGCCAAACCGGACGGCCTGTGCGATGAAGCCTGGAAAGCCATGTACCAGTATGTGTTCGCCCTGGCCCACGGCGCGGAGAAGGACCTGTTCTACTACGGGGACTGGATACGCACCCCCGGTGTGGCCGTCTGCAGCTGCAATGACGGCCTGCGCCCCGTGATCTTCAAGCTGGAGGCCACGGACGAGGAATGCCGTCTGCCGGAATATCCGGTGCAGGAGGGATAG
- the dxr gene encoding 1-deoxy-D-xylulose-5-phosphate reductoisomerase — protein sequence MSDLWPGLDGPAIRYISEAPSEAWRHGVRRLVLLGSTGSIGGNTLAAIRSRRRECEVLGLSCARNIKTLAGQAQEFRPPYLAVLDEASAAGLRKLLPTGYTPEILVGSQGYARLAALPEADTVLSAQVGAAGLAGTLAAALAGKVICLANKESLVLAGDMLRQVCARTHASILPVDSEHNAIFQCLAGRGQEVDRLLLTASGGPFRGRSREELRNVTRAQALDHPNWKMGAKISIDSATMMNKALEVVEAFHLYGVPLEKITVLVHPQSLVHSLVQFTDGSQLAQLGTPDMRIPIAACLFWPRCVDTGVPPLDLVRAGTLQFFAPDDEAFPALKLARRALRERGGMSVVMNAANEAAVELFLSGKCAFADIAELVAAAMDAHAAGGPGHEPFCPPLSCSGHDSLALEREVTILTERMSRLDLKTRELVKQLARAGVDEC from the coding sequence ATGTCAGATCTGTGGCCCGGGCTGGACGGCCCTGCGATTCGGTATATTTCGGAAGCGCCTTCCGAGGCGTGGCGGCACGGCGTGCGCCGGCTTGTCCTTTTGGGCTCCACCGGTTCCATCGGCGGGAACACCCTGGCGGCCATCCGTTCGCGGCGGCGTGAATGCGAGGTGCTGGGCCTTTCCTGCGCGCGCAACATCAAGACCCTGGCCGGGCAGGCGCAGGAGTTCCGGCCCCCGTACCTGGCCGTGCTGGACGAGGCTTCGGCCGCGGGCCTGCGCAAATTGCTGCCCACGGGCTACACGCCCGAGATCCTGGTGGGAAGCCAAGGCTATGCCCGGCTGGCGGCCCTGCCCGAAGCGGACACCGTGCTTTCGGCGCAGGTGGGCGCGGCGGGACTGGCCGGGACGCTGGCGGCCGCGCTGGCGGGCAAGGTCATCTGCCTGGCCAACAAGGAATCGCTGGTGCTGGCCGGTGACATGCTGCGCCAGGTCTGCGCCCGCACCCATGCCAGCATCCTGCCGGTGGACTCCGAACACAACGCCATCTTCCAGTGCCTGGCCGGACGCGGGCAGGAGGTGGACCGCCTGCTGCTGACGGCTTCCGGCGGCCCGTTCCGCGGCCGCAGCCGCGAGGAGCTGCGCAACGTGACCCGCGCGCAGGCCCTGGATCATCCCAACTGGAAGATGGGCGCCAAGATCAGCATCGACTCGGCCACCATGATGAACAAGGCGCTGGAAGTGGTGGAAGCCTTCCACCTGTACGGCGTGCCGCTGGAAAAGATCACGGTGCTGGTGCATCCGCAGTCGCTGGTGCATTCGCTGGTGCAGTTCACGGACGGCAGCCAGCTGGCGCAGCTGGGCACGCCGGACATGCGCATCCCCATCGCGGCCTGCCTGTTCTGGCCCCGCTGTGTGGATACGGGCGTGCCGCCGCTGGATCTGGTCAGGGCCGGCACCCTGCAGTTCTTCGCCCCCGACGACGAGGCCTTCCCGGCCCTGAAGCTGGCGCGTCGCGCCCTGCGGGAGCGCGGCGGCATGTCGGTGGTGATGAACGCCGCCAACGAGGCCGCCGTGGAGCTGTTCCTGTCCGGCAAGTGCGCCTTTGCCGACATCGCGGAGCTGGTCGCGGCCGCCATGGACGCCCATGCCGCCGGCGGACCGGGACACGAGCCGTTCTGCCCGCCGCTGTCCTGCAGCGGCCATGACAGTCTTGCCCTTGAACGGGAAGTGACTATCTTGACAGAGCGCATGTCGCGCCTTGACCTGAAAACTCGCGAGCTGGTGAAGCAGCTGGCCCGCGCCGGAGTTGACGAGTGCTGA
- a CDS encoding tetratricopeptide repeat protein, with protein MSRISTGSALCRLPLSVLPAVLALCLLLPVPVPAADAAANAPAPAQAAESGPSPEERAADAVLGEVQSALDSKDYKKAVALLTPLTKSGNAEALYILGRLTQDGRGVKKSPQRAVTLFRQAADKGLANAQNALATALATGDGVRRNYGEAGRWFRKAAEQGLAMAQYNLGYLYAHGRGVRKSENEAIDWYGRAANQGLADAQYSLGWMYLNAKASNQDDTKAAHWFQRAAEQDHLKAQNNLAYMYAEGRGFAQDNLKAVEWYTRAAERGYAEAQYNLGFMYEQGRGVPQDYAKAVEWYRKAADQNEPAAQYSLGLMYDQGTGVQRNLSEATRWYRLAAKNGDPDAKAYLRAQNRK; from the coding sequence ATGTCCCGCATATCCACCGGCAGCGCCCTGTGCCGCCTGCCGTTGTCCGTCCTGCCCGCCGTCCTGGCCCTGTGCCTGCTGCTGCCCGTGCCCGTCCCGGCGGCCGATGCCGCGGCCAACGCCCCCGCCCCTGCGCAGGCCGCCGAAAGCGGCCCCAGCCCCGAAGAGCGCGCCGCGGATGCCGTGCTGGGCGAAGTCCAGAGCGCCCTGGACAGCAAGGATTACAAGAAGGCCGTCGCCCTGCTCACGCCGCTCACCAAGAGCGGCAATGCCGAGGCCCTGTACATCCTCGGCCGTCTGACCCAGGACGGGCGCGGCGTCAAGAAGAGCCCCCAGCGCGCCGTGACCCTGTTCCGCCAGGCCGCGGACAAGGGCCTGGCCAACGCCCAGAACGCGCTGGCCACCGCCCTGGCCACGGGCGACGGCGTGCGGCGCAATTACGGCGAGGCCGGGCGCTGGTTCCGCAAGGCCGCCGAACAGGGCCTGGCCATGGCCCAGTACAATCTGGGCTATCTCTACGCCCACGGGCGCGGCGTGCGCAAAAGCGAGAACGAGGCCATCGACTGGTACGGCCGTGCCGCCAACCAGGGGCTGGCCGATGCCCAGTATTCCCTGGGCTGGATGTACCTCAACGCCAAGGCCAGCAATCAGGACGACACCAAGGCGGCCCACTGGTTCCAGCGCGCCGCCGAGCAGGACCATCTCAAGGCCCAGAACAATCTGGCCTACATGTACGCCGAAGGCCGCGGCTTTGCCCAGGACAACCTCAAGGCCGTGGAATGGTACACCCGCGCCGCCGAGCGCGGCTATGCCGAGGCCCAGTACAACCTGGGCTTCATGTATGAACAGGGCCGCGGCGTGCCGCAGGACTATGCCAAGGCCGTGGAATGGTACCGCAAGGCCGCTGACCAGAACGAGCCCGCCGCCCAGTACAGCCTGGGCCTCATGTACGACCAGGGCACCGGCGTGCAGCGCAACCTTTCCGAAGCCACCCGCTGGTACCGTCTGGCCGCCAAGAACGGCGACCCCGACGCCAAGGCCTATCTGCGCGCCCAGAACCGCAAGTAA
- a CDS encoding AI-2E family transporter, producing MLECTNRFEDRAFLLLLAGVSLAFLWMLRPFFDVIFWGIVIALLSTPVYEALQRRSMGRNLAALTCVILSLVLIIVPCAYIFYTFINEVANLYGRLTSGGHDIRETLDRLREVAPGVQDWLTRYGYGPEAITQKLSELAVKVSGLVARNTVALGGSTVNFLVDLCIMLYLAFFLVRDGRQLRVLLIRALPFGDHREDLLFAKFAEVLRATVKGSLLVAMAQGALGGLIFWILGIKAPVLWGVVMTLLSLIPVVGAGVVWAPVAGYLLLTGDYVSGVVLLAYGVFVIGLADNILRPVLVGRDTKLPDFMVLLSTLGGFSLFGMDGFVTGPMLAVLFVTVWKIFMDEFKPPLPLDGSGPTRAADGDGPAA from the coding sequence ATGCTCGAATGCACCAACCGTTTTGAGGATCGCGCCTTCCTCCTGCTGCTGGCCGGCGTTTCGCTGGCCTTCCTCTGGATGCTGCGCCCCTTCTTCGACGTCATTTTCTGGGGCATCGTCATCGCCCTGCTCTCCACGCCCGTCTATGAGGCCCTGCAGCGCCGGAGCATGGGCCGCAACCTGGCGGCGCTGACCTGCGTGATCCTGAGCCTGGTGCTCATCATCGTGCCCTGCGCGTACATCTTCTATACCTTCATCAACGAGGTGGCCAACCTCTACGGCCGCCTGACGTCCGGCGGGCACGACATCCGCGAGACGCTGGACAGGCTGCGCGAGGTGGCGCCCGGCGTGCAGGACTGGCTCACCCGCTACGGCTACGGCCCGGAGGCCATCACCCAGAAACTTTCCGAGCTGGCGGTCAAGGTCAGCGGGCTGGTGGCGCGCAACACCGTGGCCCTGGGCGGCAGTACGGTGAACTTTCTCGTGGACCTCTGCATCATGCTCTATCTGGCCTTCTTCCTGGTGCGCGACGGCAGGCAGCTGCGCGTGCTGCTCATCCGGGCCCTGCCCTTTGGCGACCACCGCGAGGACCTGCTCTTCGCCAAGTTCGCCGAAGTGCTGCGGGCCACGGTCAAGGGCAGCCTGCTGGTGGCCATGGCCCAGGGCGCGCTGGGCGGCCTCATCTTCTGGATACTGGGCATCAAGGCCCCGGTGCTCTGGGGCGTGGTCATGACCCTGCTCTCGCTCATCCCTGTGGTGGGTGCGGGCGTGGTCTGGGCGCCGGTGGCCGGCTATCTGCTGCTCACGGGCGATTATGTGTCCGGCGTGGTGCTGCTGGCCTACGGGGTCTTCGTCATCGGCCTGGCGGACAACATCCTCCGCCCCGTCCTGGTGGGGCGCGATACCAAACTGCCGGACTTCATGGTCCTGCTCTCCACGCTGGGCGGCTTCTCGCTGTTCGGCATGGACGGCTTCGTGACCGGCCCCATGCTGGCCGTGCTCTTCGTGACGGTCTGGAAGATCTTCATGGACGAGTTCAAGCCGCCCCTGCCCCTGGACGGCAGCGGCCCCACGCGGGCTGCGGACGGGGACGGCCCCGCGGCGTGA
- the pyrH gene encoding UMP kinase, with translation MAELKYKRVLLKLSGEALAGEQKTGIDPETVGTICKEIGGLLDMGVELALVIGGGNIFRGLSGSAKGMERSSADYMGMLATVLNALAVQDMLEKFGYPTRVLSAIDMQEVCEPFIRRRAMRHLEKGRVVICAAGTGNPYFTTDTTAALRGMELQCDAIIKATKVDGIYDKDPAKFPDAVKYDSLSYDETLSRHLGVMDAAAFALVRDNNVPIIVCRMLGGDIRRAILGEQVGTIVHDC, from the coding sequence ATGGCTGAACTCAAGTACAAGCGCGTGCTGCTCAAGCTGAGCGGCGAGGCCCTGGCCGGAGAGCAGAAAACCGGTATCGACCCCGAAACCGTGGGCACCATCTGCAAGGAGATCGGCGGATTGCTCGACATGGGCGTGGAGCTTGCCCTGGTCATCGGCGGCGGCAACATCTTCCGCGGCCTTTCCGGTTCCGCCAAGGGCATGGAGCGTTCCTCCGCCGACTACATGGGCATGCTGGCCACGGTGCTCAATGCCCTGGCCGTGCAGGACATGCTGGAAAAATTCGGCTACCCCACCCGCGTGCTGTCAGCCATCGACATGCAGGAAGTCTGCGAGCCCTTCATCCGCCGCCGTGCCATGCGCCATCTGGAAAAGGGCCGTGTGGTCATCTGCGCCGCCGGCACCGGCAACCCCTATTTCACCACCGACACCACCGCGGCCCTGCGCGGCATGGAGCTGCAGTGCGATGCCATCATCAAGGCCACCAAGGTGGACGGCATCTACGACAAGGACCCCGCCAAGTTCCCCGATGCCGTCAAGTACGACAGCCTGAGCTATGACGAGACCCTGTCCCGCCATCTGGGCGTCATGGACGCGGCGGCCTTCGCCCTGGTGCGCGACAACAACGTGCCCATCATCGTCTGCCGCATGCTGGGCGGCGACATCCGCCGTGCCATCCTGGGCGAGCAGGTGGGCACCATCGTGCACGACTGCTAG
- the frr gene encoding ribosome recycling factor has protein sequence MDIDTILLDTEERMEKALAALERDFQKLRTGRATTALVDGIKADYYGTPTPISQMASVAVPDSRTITIQPWDKGGISVVEKAILKSDLGLTPVNDGRIIRINIPPLTEERRKELVKVARKYTEDAKVAVRNVRRDANDSLKKLEKEKAITEDEQKKAEAEVQKLTDKFVADADKRSQAKEKEIMDI, from the coding sequence ATGGATATCGATACCATCCTTCTGGATACCGAAGAGCGCATGGAAAAAGCCCTGGCCGCCCTGGAACGCGACTTCCAGAAACTGCGCACCGGCCGTGCCACCACCGCCCTGGTGGACGGCATCAAGGCCGATTACTACGGCACCCCCACCCCCATCTCCCAGATGGCTTCCGTGGCCGTGCCCGACAGCCGCACCATCACCATCCAGCCCTGGGACAAGGGCGGCATCTCCGTGGTGGAAAAGGCCATCCTCAAGTCCGATCTGGGCCTGACCCCGGTCAATGACGGCCGCATCATCCGTATCAACATCCCGCCGCTGACCGAAGAGCGCCGCAAGGAGCTGGTCAAGGTGGCCCGCAAGTACACCGAAGACGCCAAGGTGGCCGTGCGCAACGTGCGCCGTGATGCCAACGACTCCCTGAAGAAGCTGGAGAAGGAAAAGGCCATCACCGAAGACGAACAGAAAAAGGCCGAAGCCGAAGTGCAGAAGCTGACCGACAAGTTCGTGGCCGATGCCGACAAGCGCAGCCAGGCCAAAGAAAAGGAAATCATGGACATCTAG